tgtataatgcatttcgttgtctctgtactgtacactgacaatgacaattaaaattgaatctgaatctgatacatTTGTGAATATAAATGTTTCATTCATCCTGATCAAAAGATGATGGCAgcggtgggattcgaacccacgccccCGAAGAGACTGGAGCCTTAATCCAGCGCCTTAGACCGCTCGGCCACGCTACCAATGTGAGAGCACGGTGCCGCAAACACACACTTGAAGCGGCAGCGGAGACGCTCGGGGGGTTTGTTCAACTCCCAGCCCCGGAACAGCCGCCACAACCCGGGGCCGAGCCGGCGCCAGGCCGAGGCTTCCATTCGGGCCTACTTCCAGCCGCTTCCCGGCCACCGCTGCTGCACTACACGACCACGTTTAGAtttttacccgctgagtttctccagcttgtttgtgtacTTTAGATTTTTAATATTGCGGCGTTTGCTCGGAATTAAACAACTCTGTGGAATTGCTGACTTTTGCAGCGTGTTCACAGCTCGGCTCCGGCGACCTATCCCTCAGCCGGTAGCGTGGCCGAGCGGTCTAAGGCGCTGGATTAAGGCTCCAGTCTCTTCGggggcgtgggttcgaatcccaccgcTGCCATCACTGTTTTATCCAAACTAATATCCTTTTTGCAAATGCAACGTGGAGGTGAAACCCTTCTTTCCTTCAGTATCCTAACTTCCTCCTTGTCCACTCCATCGCAGGGAGAGTAAACCAGAATTACAAATCTGTTCGCCAGGGAAATCGAGGCATAGataggttcagttcagttttgtttagtgtcatgtgtactgaggtacagtgaaaagctgtattattgtgtgctatccattcagcagaaagaccatggtctttctgctgaatggatagcacacaataatacagcttttcactgtattgcaATCGATACGTTTTGCATGATTGCATGATTGCATGATTGCATGTTTTGCATGATTGCAATCGATACGTTTACAGAGTATAGATAAGGGaacaacgttcagtgcaaggtaaagccagcaaagtctgatcaaggacagcaccaaagaggtagatagtagttcagcactgctttctggttgtggtagggtgattcagttataatataataatatcttttattgtcattgcatatcagtgcaacgagatttagtatgcagcttccaaccgatgtaaaagaaaagtaaaataaataaataagctgtgtgacgtgaccatctgagggagacagtccagggggtatggggggcactcagcagggccggttcagagccgctatagctctgggaataaagctgtttctgagtttggagattcgggcgtagaaggccttgtaacgtctgccggagggaagtagttcgaacagtccgttacaagggtgtgaggagtctttatggatgctgacggccttcctgaggcaccgtgtgtggtagatgccctccaaggctggtaactgtgtcccaataatcctctatgctctgtggacgacgcgctgaagagctctcctctctgcctctgtgcagctgagaaaccacacagagatgccatagttatagagtcatcggacgatacagtgtggaaacttgcccaacttgcccacaccggccaacatgtccaagatacactagtcccgcctgcctacgtttggtccatatccctccaaacctgcagctgagaagaaactgtccctgaatctggaggtttgcgttttcacacttctacacctttgccagatgggagaggggagaggggagaggagggagtggcaagggtgcaactcgaccttgattatgctgctggccttgccaaggcagcatgaggtataaatggggtcaagagaaaggaggttggtttgtgcgacggTCTGgggtgcgtccacaatttgctacaatttcttgcagttttggatggagctttttccaaaccaatcaatcaatcaaaaaaggTAGTCAGAACCCTGAGTGTGAATGGCAAGGAATAGAAAGaaggcttaggtttaaggtgagagaggaaaagttTAATGATGGGTgacatctcaacccaaaacgtcacccattccttctctcgggagatgcaggacagaacgccacaggggatccttcttcccagtggctatcaaactttacaactcctcccccttctgtcttggggtagactgagactgacgccctcccccactccccaatctttacacatcccccaAGTCTTTCTACTCGTCACTTTAAATTCATGTTTCGTGTACTCTATAtttctatgactgttggcagatcaatttccctcctaggtTAAATAAAGTTCTAATGTAtcgtatgctgcctgtcccggtgagttactccagtatttcatgTCAATCTTCAGTAAAAAGGATTATGTTGTATTGGATTTTACTCTTTATCAGGCTTTGGTATTTTTGTTGTTGGCCTATCAGGTACCGGAGCGTGAACTCACGTCCCAGGGAAACAAAGGACTTACAGAATGTCTCCAATTTAAAGTGGTCAGACAAGTATTTGTATCTGTGTTGTTCCATTGAATGGAAGATGACTCTAAAAATCTGACAGGATTTATGTTCAGAACATTAACAGCAGCAAAGAAAAACTCTGGATGAAGACAGTTCAGCCGTCATGTTTGGATGGATGCAGTGAATCTGTATGTATGTTTACAGAGGTTATTTCACCAGTCTTCAGCCAACCTGATTCACATATCACCATCATGTTGGCACTTTGGTTCATCCCGGTGGTAGATGCTTCAGCCTTGTCGTTATTGCTCACATGTGCTGGGCCCTGCTACCCCTAAGGGTGGGGTTGTTTTTGGAGCCTACTCCTCccaaggggaaaatccttttaaccgagatgagaagacttttttGTCACAGaccatctctggaactctctgccacagagggtagttgaggccagttcattggctatatttaagagggagttagatgtggcccttgtggctaaggggatcagggggtatggagagaaggcaggtacgggatactgagttggatgatcagccatgatcatattgaatggcggtgcaggctcgaaggccgaatggcctactcctgcacctttctatgtttctattagccaTTCAATTGACCACCACCGTTCATGACTAGATGTGGTCATATTGGATTGCAGAGCTGTAAACTGCTCCATTGTGGTTGTGAGCTTCTTCTACCTATTGCAAGTTACCTTTGCTAATTAGCGCATGTGTAATGCTGCGTTACAGCCCACTGCGCACCTCATCATTCTTAGTTAAGCCTGGAGCTGCTCTTTGCATGCTTTGAATCAAGCTTCTTGAACTTGATTCACATATCACCATCATGttgatttgtgtttattgtgtgtttttgtcatttttattgtatgtatgattgcaaggcaacgaaatttcgttcagaccgaaaggtctgaatgacaataaaggctactttactttacttcTACAGGTATAcggtagagagcacattgaccgggtacatcatggcctggttcggcaactcgaacgcccagaaatgaaggagattacaaaaagtaatcTCCGGTCCATCACGGGTCTGAAGGTAGCCAACATCAtcaatcaaggacccacaccaccctggtcatacTCTttcttcactcctgccatcgggaagatggtataggagtctgaaaactgtgacctccacgttcatctgtctcctcagatcctggtgaacttctaccgctgcaccatcgagagcatcctttccaactgcatcacagtatgatatggcaactgctctgtctccgaccggaaggcattgcagagggtggtgaaaattgcccaacgcatcaccggttcctcgttcccctccattgagtctgtccaaagcaagcgctgtctgcggagggcgctcagcatcgccaaggactgctctcaccccaaccatggactgtttaccctcctaccatccgggaggcgctacaggtctctccgttgccgaaccaacaggtcgaggaacagcttctttccggcggctgtcactctactcaacaacgtacctcggtgactgccaatcaccaccccccccccccccccccccccggacacttattattatttattcaaatcgtttgctatgtcgctcttccagggagatgctaaatgcatttcgttgtctctgtactgtacactgacaatgacaattaaaattgaatctgaatctgaatcaagtaCATCTTCTTACCAATATCTATCAGGATCTCAAATACTACAAAACACTAACTAAACAATGAACTGTCttagttgcactaaggacttgggCCTTTTTGCACTAGCATTAAGGTTATTAatacattaatttaaaaaatatatatatatctataaataTTGTGTTATTTTGCTGCAAGTTCAAATGTCATTGgggtacatgtggcaattaaaCTCTTGACTCATTGATCCAGGGCTGATGGTAAGGGTAGCGTAAGGTATGTGTGGGCCATGAGGTTACAGATGGTGATTGATGGCCCACAGCTCCTCATGGTTGTCGAGTTTTAACAAGCGACATGGTCACAAGAGGGGTTTAAACtcttcactttaattacatcgTAATTCATTCAGTAACTGcgcccaagtgtgtaggaaagaactgtatatgctggtttaacccgcagacacaaaatactggagtaactcagcgggtcatgcaacatctctgcagaaaaagaataggtgacgttttgtgtatcgacctattccttttatccggagatgctgcctgacccgttgagttactccagcattttgtgtctatctccattgTCATACATCTATTTCGTCAGCCACACTTCTGGGGAACAGGGCGCTCCGGAAACCGGGACCACACGGAATGAAGCAGCTTGCTGgcaccttctctgtgctcctcaCTCCTCCCAGCCTTTGCCCCCGGGTTGCTGCGGTAGCTTAAATCCGATTTGCTGTGCCAGTTGGTGGTGCGAGAGCTCCCCCTTGCTGTGGTAAGCCTGGTGCAAGGCCTGGTGGTGCCGCACACTCTGCAGCAAGCACAGGTAGGTGGAGGCCTGGTGTAGCAGTTCCTGCTGGGCTCGGCACAACTTCTCACTGGTCACCTGCCAAGAAACCAGAGAGCGAGCGGTTACTGACGGGCTGAACGTCCTGACACTGCAACGCTGCATTTCATGCAAGGTGGGAAAATCAAGCCAGCCATTTTCAGAAACTGTATTTCTCTCTGCCCTCAGACAAGCCTGACCTCAGGGTTTAACCCAGTGACCTCACTCTGCCTTTGCTCTGACTCCTTGACCACTGACCATGACCAGATTTTGAATTACCTCGCTCCTTGACCAAAGATCCCACACCCCCGACTCtgctgttcataagtgataggagcagaattacgccattcggctcaacaagtctactctgccattcaatcatggtttagaagtttagaagaatgagggggtatctcattgaaacatacagaatattgaaaggcttggatagagtggttgtggagaggatgtttcaactagtgggagagtctaggactaaaggtaattaaaggaacattcttttaggaaagagatgaggagaaatgtctttagtcagagggtggtcaatctgtggaattctttgccaggctgtggaggccacgtcagtggatatttttaaagcagcgacagatagactcttgattagtacgggtgtcaggggttatggggaaatggcaggagaatggggttaggacagggagatagatcagccatgattggatggcggggtagaattgatgggctgaatggcctaattcagttcagttcagttttatttgtcatatgtaggttaacgcagggtcaacggtacaatgaaatgtgtttgacaagacaacgggtcacctcagcaatgatataacaaggataaaattaaggtttttaattctgctgctatcactcatgaccttacggcggatctatctctccccctcctaaccccgttgtcctgccctctccccgtagcctgacacccgtactgatcaaatgTTGCTGGAAACCCTGACACACTGAGGTTGGTGTCATAACTTGTGTCTGTTGCCCCTCCATCTAATGTTGACCCCCTTAACCGCCCTGATTGGCTGAGCTGCTAAAGCCCGCCCACACATTGGCGAATCTCTGCTGCGTTTGGCGGAGTCGACTGTCCATCACCTAACGCCCGCCCCTATTATTGGTACCCTCGGCTCTGATTGGACCGTCGACCACCTAAAGCCCGCCCCCTGAATCAGCCGCTGTCCTGATTGGTCGACCGGCCCGTCCGTTAACACATCGACCGCCCTCATGCCGCTGTGATTGGCCAAACCGACACCTAAAGCCCGCCCCCTGCTTCATCAGCCGCTGTCCTGATTGGTCGACCGGCCCCATGCCGCTGTGATTGGCCAAACCGACACCTAAAGCCCGCCCCCTGCTTCAACAGCCGCTGTCCTGATTGGTCGACCGGCCCGTCCGTTAACACCTCGACCGCCCTCATGCCGCTGTGATTGGCCAAACCGACACTTAAAACCCGCCCACTGAGTGGAAGAGGGGACCGTCAATAACCAGAGCGCCCGCCCCCCTTTACAGTGATTGGTGGATCGGGCCGTCGGTCATCCAAAGCCCGCCCACCTGGGTCATTGCTCGCCGCTGTGATTGGTCGCGCCGCCCGTCAATAACGGCAGCAGcaccgcccccttcccccccgggtgcccctccccctcccgccgcCCCGTCGCTCAGCGGCAGCCATGGCGGCAACGGCTCCAGCCATGGCGGCAACGGCTCCAGCCTTCCGGCGGCTGCTCCGGCCCTTCACCTGGTTCTTGCGGAACTGCTCGGTGATGTACTTGTAGGCGGCGGTGCGGCGGTAATGGCCGCTCTCCGGGCTCAGGTACCTCAGCTCCTTCAGCAGCGCCCGCAACACCCGCCATGGAGGAGCCGCCATCTTCCCTCCACACTACCAGGCCGCACAATCGATGGCGGAGCGCAGATCGGGGTGCGATGCAGCTGGTCGCCGCCGGGGGGCgctgcctccacctccccctccccctcccaaaggCCAACCTTGGCTTTCAATCCCCCCTCTATACACATGTAGAGATATTCATGCTGCATGATATTTAATAGCTGCTAGACTTTATATTACTGCTAGTTCACTTTCCTCTatattctcccaccccaccccatcatcaaagacagctcccatcctgcgtttggactgttcgacctgttgccctctggaaggcgctataggtgcatcaaatccaggacaaacagactcaggaatagttgctttccgagaattatatctactataaattcaaattcacacatgcactgactacaccgcccaacacggacttccatctgtatacatgtatgtagcgccgcagaatttgtgcacctattcccaccccccccatctcccttctgttttttgttctttctgtttcttgttttttgtgctaaattgtatgtatgcactgagtacgagcagctttcagtttcactgtacatgtatagtgacaataaatggcatatctatctatgtatttttttttcttaGCCATCTGGTGAATCATAAGTTAATAAGAcatagcagaattaggtaatcaagtctactccgccattcaatcgtggctgatctatctctccctcccaacaccattctcctgccacccatactaatcaagaatctatccctgccttaaaaatatccactgacttggccttgactgccttctgtgacaaagaattccacaggctcactgctctctggctaaagaaattcctcctcacctccttcctaaaggaatgtcctaatattccgaggctgtgacctctggtcctagattctcccactaatggaaacattctacatccaccctatccaggcttttcactatttgatGAGttccattctaaactccagcaagtagaggcccagtgccgtcaaatgctcttcATAtgataacctactcattcctgggatcattcccataaacctcctctcctcacctgagccagcacatccttcttttcAGATAtgggacacaggtgagggagcCACCTATGacagccgggggggggggcacttggggggggggggggggggggggggggggggggggaccatgtttactaaagaatgaggacatctcagatatcCTTGAATGACAAGCCTCATGTTGGAAGCAGATGTGGTTGGgacaggaattgggagtaggggatagtatCTTAGCAAGAAGCAGGATGgaaggaagtgtagtccagataactatgggagtcggtaggtttgtattagacgtcagtcaatagtccgtCCCGTGTGATGGAGACaagagagatcaagaaatgggagagaggTGTTGGAGGTAGGTAGGCCAGATGAATTTGAGGAAGTGTGGAAGTTAGCGGGGAAGCTAATTAAATCaacgagttctgcatgggtgcctcGGTGTAGGGTGAAATGTTAATTTAGGGGGAACAGAGTAGACCCAAAATCCCacttagccatgttctccagagctgctgcctgacctgctgagttactccagcactttgtgtcttttttgacaAACTGCTGGCAGAAATCAGGACGGTCAAgaagcatcggtggagggaaatggagagacaatgtttcaggctggAACTTTTTCAGCCTGAAGGAGTGGAGGGGAAAATGATTGTAGAAGAGGGTGGGGCAAGAACTAGCAAGTGACATAGCATAGCATAGcaaacatagcaattaggtgcaggagtaggccattcggcccttcgagcctgcaccgccattcaatatgatcatggctgatcatccaactcagtatcccgtacctgccttctctccataccctctgatccccttggccacaagggccacatctaactccctcttaaatatagccaatgaactggcctcaactaccctctgtggcagagagttccagagactcaccactctctgtgtgaaaaaagttctcctcatctcggttctaaaggatttcccccttatccttaagctgtgaccccttgtcctggacttccccaacatcgggaacaatcttcctgcatctagcctgtccaaccccttaagaattttgtaagtttctataagatcccctctcaatctcctaaattctagagagtataaaccaagtctatcgagtctttcttcataagacagtcctgacatgtgAATCCAGTCAAGGAAAGGTAGAttggcagatgctgcctgacctgctgagtattcctgACATTTCTAGTTCTCTTTAGCATTCTGCCTAATATACTCCGGAGTGCCTGAATGTTGCATCTataatttccaattttttttctccTCCAGTTTATCTTGTTCCAAGAAGCAGCTATTTCTCCAGTCAACACCAAACATTTATTCTGTGTTTAATTATAAATATTTTAGCTCCACCTATTTACAAACACTGTTCAAGTACCTCTGGCTGCTTCACTGGAATCCACTACCTCACAAGATTGGCAGGTTGGAGAAAATCAGCTACAGACTGCTTAAAAGCAGCAAGGCTGCCAGAACCAAGAACCTGGATCTCTCCGTACTGCTCCTTAACTGCCGCGTCACACCTTGTTTACAATTgataaacaaattataaacaatgCAATTTTattgatacagcacaaaaacaggccccacggcacaccgagtccgtgctaaccagcgatcacccagttcaCCGGAATCCATTACCTCTCACAAGAATGTCAGGGGAGGTGCGCTGGCTTATTCTTAGTGGAGATGGTCATTTCTTGGGCGAGGGTGATGTGAA
This genomic window from Leucoraja erinacea ecotype New England chromosome 37, Leri_hhj_1, whole genome shotgun sequence contains:
- the fmc1 gene encoding protein FMC1 homolog; this translates as MAAPPWRVLRALLKELRYLSPESGHYRRTAAYKYITEQFRKNQVTSEKLCRAQQELLHQASTYLCLLQSVRHHQALHQAYHSKGELSHHQLAQQIGFKLPQQPGGKGWEE